The following coding sequences lie in one Oceanicola sp. 502str15 genomic window:
- a CDS encoding DUF6280 family protein, producing the protein MIDFVDGTAFNQEQGQRARKLFAAVVLAALDDAIADDKKYGNGPEQIARWARSRDGREVLSCAGIDPNERVVGGLMEFVGKGVRTSVALSREESERRQAAEQAEAA; encoded by the coding sequence ATGATTGACTTTGTCGACGGCACGGCTTTCAACCAGGAACAGGGCCAACGCGCTCGCAAACTCTTTGCGGCAGTTGTCCTTGCTGCTCTGGATGATGCCATTGCGGATGACAAGAAATACGGCAACGGCCCTGAGCAGATCGCCCGCTGGGCGCGGTCGCGCGATGGCCGTGAAGTTCTGAGCTGCGCCGGGATCGACCCCAACGAGCGGGTCGTGGGCGGGCTGATGGAATTTGTCGGCAAGGGTGTTCGCACCTCTGTTGCGCTGTCGCGCGAAGAGAGCGAGCGTCGCCAGGCCGCTGAACAGGCCGAAGCCGCCTGA